TTTCAAATAGCTCAACAAACCCAACAGAAGTGCAAGAAATCCCATCAGTAACGGATGAAACAACCAGTGGACCAGTTTCAGAACCTACAGACACAGCTGTAGAAGAACAAGCTTTGCCTAGTGAAAGTGTTGAGGAAGAAGATGTGGAACTATCCGATGAAGACCTAGAATGGCTGTCCGATATTTTCGGTGAATTTACAGGTTCAACTTCCGAAGAGGAAAGTGAAAACATCGGCTTGACCTGGAAACCGCTAGGGAGCTTCGATTTCAACTCTTTTGATGAATAATACCTAATAAAAAATGTTAAAACCATGGTCTGACCATGGTTTTTCTTGAAAAAATAAAAATAACTTTCTATCATTTGTCAAGTGTGATATAATCAGAATTGCTGAAATCCGAACGATTTTATTTGGGAGAAAATAATGAAAAAACAATCACCATTTATAGTGGCAGGTATTGTCATGCTGGGTGTGGTCATGCGCGCCCCCTTTACAGCCCTTCCTGCTATCTTGACAGATGTAGCTGCTGGTCTGGGAGTAGAGGTCAGTTCTCTAGGTATATTGACCTCTATTCCCTTGATTATGTTTGCCCTCTGTTCTTCCCTAGCTCCTCGCCTAGCTGCTAGATTTGGTATGGAGAAACTCATGGCCATGGTCCTCTTGGTCATGGTTGTTGGATCAGGGATGCGGGTACTGAATCTACCTGCTTTATACATAGGTACTATGCTTGTTGGAGCTACTATTGCCTTTATCAATGTTCTCTTGCCCAGTCTGGTCACGGCTAATTTTCCTAAGAAAATTGGTTTTTATACCACCATCTATATTACCTTGATGGGAGTAGCTGCGACGGTGGCTGCTATGGTCGCAGTTCCTATCGTATCCGCAAGCTCTTGGCAAACATTTATCCTATTGATAACAGCTGTAGTCTTGTTAGCCTTTCTGCTCTGGTTACCAAATATTCGTAATAATCATCGTTTTGAAAACCAAAAACAGGGCCAGCAGACCCGGTCTATTTGGAAGAATAAAGCTGCCCTTATCTTCCTACTCTTTGGTGGTCTACAATCAGTTCTCTACTATACAGAGATTACCTGGTTACCGACCATTTCCCAGTCAGTTGGCTTCAGTAAGGCTGAGGCAGGCTTGATGGCAGGTTTCTTTAATATGACTGCCATCCCTATGTCCATGATTATTCCAGCTATCCTTTCTCGTCAGACCAAGGAAATGCGCCGCAATATCATGTTGATAACTTCCTCAGCTACCCTTCTAGGTCTTGCTTTGCTGGCTGTTCTACCTAAGCATTTTATACTCTGGACAGCCCTGCACATTATTTTGAGTTTCTCAAATGCAGCTCTTTTCCCTTATATGATGTTGGGCTTTACCCTGAAAACCAGCAACAGCCAGGCGACTGCTCAATTATCAGGTATGGTGCAGACTGGGGGCTACTTGATTGCTGCCTTTGGTCCAGGTTTATTGGGATACAGTTATCCACTATTTAATAGCTGGCTCCCTCTTATCATGGCACTAGCCCTTGTGACCCTAGCCATGATGTGGACCATTGTCCTGATTGAAAAAGAAGATATTATATTATAAGTGAAATCTCTTAGAAAGCCTATTATGTTCCTTTTGGAAATAGCAGAGCTTCTAAGGGATTTTTTGGTAAACAAAAAAGCTGGATAGTTACCAGCTTTTTAGTGTGCCACACGGCGACGTGCAGCTTTTTTGCGATTTTCCTCGATGAAAGCTTCTTTCTTTTCTTCTGGTTCGATGATTGTTTTATGAACGGTGAAGATAGCCCCTGCCGCGAGAGCAACCGTAGAAAGAACACCCGTCAAGAAACCTTTGCCAAAACCTTTAGCCATAGTGAATTCTCCTTTACTTGTGTTATAATAGATTTTAGCGAAAAAACAAAATATTTTCAAGGAAAAAGATGAAAACTAAAGTAATTGTGGTCATAGGACCAACAGCGGTAGGAAAAACTGCCCTTGGCATAGACTTGGCCCAGCGCTACAATGGAGAAATTATCAGCGGTGATAGCCAGCAAGTCTATCGCAAACTGGATATTGGTACGGCAAAAGCTAGTCCTGAAGAGCAGGCTGCTGCGGTTCATCATTTGATTGATGTCCGAGATGTGACCGAGGGCTATTCGGCTTATGAATTTGTAGCAGAAGCCAGGGCCCTGATTGCTGACATTAAAAGTCGTGGCAAGTTGCCTATTATCGTGGGTGGGACAGGGCTTTACATTCAGAGCTTGCTTGAAGGCTACCACCTGGGCGGTCTGGTTGACCAGGAGCAAGTTCTTGCTTATCGGGCGGAACTCGACTGCTTGTCTGACGAGGATTTGGAAACAATGGCAGAGCAGGTAGGTTTGACAATCGAGGGAAACAGCCGACGGAGAATCATTCGTGGGTTAGAGTTGAAAAAATTTGGCAAAAACTTAGAAAATACAGAGTCAGGATATGAGCCACTTTACATCTGCCTGACGGATGACAGACAGGTCCTTTACGACCGCATCAATCAGCGCGTGGATAAGATGATGGCGGCGGGCTTACTAGATGAAGTCAGCTGGCTCTACCAAGAACACCCTCAAGCCCAAGCTGCTATGGGAATTGGCTACAAGGAGTTTTTCCCTTATTTTGCAGGTGAGCTTTCGCTAGAAGAAGCAGTTGATAAGGTCAAGCAAAATAGCCGCCGCTTTGCCAAACGCCAATTGACTTGGTTCAGAAATCGCATGCAGGTTCCCTTTTATTCAGTAGGCGAGCCAGATTACAAGTCGCAGATTTTCACCGCCGTGGAGGAATTTTTAAATGATTGAAACCCAGAAAGAACAAGAACGTGCCCTCCTGGTTGGAGTGGAACTACAGCAGACAGATAATTTTGACATGTCCATGGAGGAGTTGGCAAGTCTTGCTAAGACGGCTGGCGCTCTGGTAAAGGGAGTCTACACTCAAAAACGTGAAAAATACGACAGCAAGACCTTTGTCGGCTCAGGGAAACTAGAAGAAATTGCCCAGATGGTCGAAGCTGACGAAATTGATACCGTCATTGTTAACAATCGACTGACACCTCGCCAGAATGTCAATCTGGAAGAGATTTTAGGAGTAAAAGTCATCGACCGTATGCAGTTGATTTTGGATATTTTTGCCATGCGGGCACGGAGTCACGAAGGAAAACTGCAGGTTCACCTAGCCCAGCTCAAGTATATGTTACCTCGTTTGGTTGGTCAGGGGATTATGCTTAGCCGTCAGGCAGGGGGAATCGGCTCTCGTGGACCAGGTGAAAGCCAGTTGGAGCTCAACCGACGGAGCATCCGCAACCAGATTCACGACATTGAACGCCAACTCAAAACGGTGGAGAAAAACCGAGCGACTGTCCGTGAACGCCGCCTGCAATCAGGCGTCTTTAAGATTGGCTTGATTGGCTATACCAACGCTGGTAAATCCACTATCATGAATGCCATGACCGACAAGCGACAGTACGAGGCCGACGAACTCTTTGCCACACTTGATGCCACGACCAAGCAGATAAACTTGGCTGACAAGTTCAACGTGACCTTGACCGATACGGTTGGTTTCATTCAGGACCTGCCGACTGAGTTGATTTCAGCCTTCAAGTCCACCTTGGAGGAGTCCATGAATGTGGACCTCTTGCTCCATGTCATCGACGCCTCTGACCCCAATCACAGTGAGCAGGAACAGGTGGTCTTAGACATTCTCAAGGACTTGGATATGCTGGACATTCCTCGCCTGGCTCTGTATAACAAGCTGGACAAGACCGATGACAGCTTTACCCCAAGTCAGTTTCCTCATGTCATGCTGTCCGCTAAGGATGAAAATGCCAAAGGCCATATACAGATGATGGTCTTGGCCAAGATTAAGACCATGTTTGAACGATTTGAGGTCAGGGTGCCACTTGCTGAATCTTATAAATTGCATGATTTGGCCACTCTGGCTCTGATTGAAAATCGGACTTATGAAGAGGATGTGGAAGTGGTATCAGGCTATATCGCTTCCAGCAATAAATGGAAGTTGGAAGAATTTTATGACGGATTATCTTGATTTGGCAATCAAATACGGTGGCTTTACCAGTCTTGACAAGGTCTATCTGGCGAATAAATTAGCTGGTATGACTGACCAACAAAAACTAGATTTTATCACGCCACCGCCTTCAGTTATCAATGCCTATTTTGCGGAAATCTACCAGAAACAAGGGGCAGAAGAGGCGACGGACTATTATCTCACTCTATCTCAGCAGCTCTGCCTTTTTCCAAAAGAACCCAGCTTTGCTGAAGACAAGCCCTTTGTCCGCCTGAATTTATCTGGTAAGTCTTTCGGATTTGCCTATGTGTCGGCTGACGGTCTTGCCCAGGTTTTTTCGGAAGGTGTAGAGGAAGTGACAGGAAGTTTGCTCTTTGAAATCGCCCAAGTCTTTCCCCACTATGTCGTCTTTGTGGAGGAGGGCAAGATTTTCATGAAAGTCAATCCCTTTGAGGAAGCCAAGTTAGAGGAAGTTGAAACAGACTACCTTTTGACCCAAGTTGCGACAGCAGAGGGCTTGGTCAAGATTTCAGGTCTTAATCAGGAAGAAGTGGTGGAAGTGGCGGAAGGTTATTCTGGTCAGTATTACTATGTCTGGTCGGGTCGCTCTGCAATTTTATATATAAAACATTAGAAAGTAAACAATGCAAATTCAATTTTTAGGTACGGGGGCGGGTCAGCCCTCCAAGGCAAGAAACGTGTCCAGCTTGGCCTTGAAACTCTTGGACGAAATCAATGAGGTCTGGCTCTTTGATTGTGGCGAAGGAACGCAAAATCAAATCCTTGAAACAACCATTCGTCCGCGCAAGGTGGCTAAGATTTTCATTACTCACCTGCATGGCGATCATATTTTTGGTTTGCCCGGGTTCTTGTCCAGCCGTTCTTTCCAGTCTAGTGAGGAGCAGACGGATATTGAAATTTATGGTCCGACGGGCATTCGTTCCTTTGTCTTGGCCAGTCTGAAAGTGTCAGGTTCCCGCTTGCCTTACCGCATTCATTTTCATGAGTTTGACGTAGAGACAGTTGGCAAGGTTCTTGAGACGGACAAATTTACGGTATTCGCAGACAAGCTGGATCACACGGTGCCATGTGTCGGCTACCGCGTCATGCAAAAAGATTTGGAGGGAACGCTGGATGCGGATGCTCTCCGTGCGGCCGGTGTACCCTTTGGTCCCCTCTTTGGAAAAATCAAAAATGGCGAGAATATTACCCTAGAGGACGGTCGTGAAATCATTGCCAGTGATTATCTATCGCCACCACGTCCGGGTAAGGTTGTGACAATCTTGGGAGACACACGCAAATGCCATACCAGTGTGCGACTTGCGGTCAATGCGGATGTCTTGGTCCATGAGGCGACCTATGGTAAGGGCGATGAAAAGATGGCGCGTCGGCATGGACATTCAACCAATATGGAGGCGGCAGAAGTGGCGCGTGAGGCGGGAGCCAAGCGACTTTTGCTCAATCATATCAGTCCGCGTTTCTTGGCCAAGGATGTTAGTCAGCTACGACGCGATGCTAAGACCATTTTTGAAGAAGTTCATGTGGTCAAGGACTTGGAGGAAATTGAACTATGAGAACCATTTTGATAACAGGTGCTTCTGGTGGTTTGGTGCAGGAAATGGTTCCCCTCTTGGCAGATGATTTTCTGATTCTGCTGGGTCGCGACGTGGACAAAATCGAACAACTCTACGCCTATCATGAGAAAAAGGCTGTGTTTGATGTGGATATTCGTGACGAGGCGACTCTGACGGCTTTCTTTGAGGAGCTAGATAGCCAGTATGGGCAGATTGATATTCTGGTTAATAATGCTGGCTATGCGATTTACGATGATTTTGAGAATTTCTCTAGCCAGCAGGTCCAAGCTATGTTTGACATCAATACCTTTGCCCTCATTACTCTATGTCGGCTGGTTGGCAAGCGGATGAAGGCTAGAAAGTCTGGTCAGATCATCAATATTGTCTCCATGTCTGGTCTAGTAGCAACGGCCAAATCATCCGTTTATTCAGCAACCAAGTTTGCTGCTATTGGTTTTTCAAATACGATACGGCTAGAGTTAGCTAAGTATGGCGTTGCGGTGACGACAGTCAATCCAGGTCCTATTGCGACAGGCTTTTTTGACCAAGCGGACCCAGATGGATCCTATCAAGAGAGTGTGAAAGCCTTTCTCTTACAACCCGATTACGTTGCCAAGAAAATTGTCGCGGCTATGGGAACCAAGAAACGTGAGGTCAACCTGCCTTGGTCACTAGCAGCTGCTCATAAGCTATATACTCTTTTTCCGAGAATGGCTGATTATCTGGCCAGTACGGTCTTTAATTTGAAATAAAGAAAAGTGAACACATAATATGACCTAGATGGATTAATGCCATTCTAGGTTTTTTTGATCTAATCGGTTGACATTTTTTGACTACAAGTGTAAACTATAATTGTAAATCGATTACAAATGTAGACAGAAATAGGAGTTATCTTATGAACCATTCAAAAGAAAATAAGCAGGAACACCAACATATGATGCATTCTGAGGAAGTTGGTCAGACCAGCCATCATTCTCATCAGCAGGAGCATCCTCATGAAGAGGGGGTTCACGCCAATCATCATTCTGACCATCACGTCCATCACGACCATCATCATGTAGGGAGCTCTGACGTCAGTCATCATTCTCATCATACTCATGATGCTCATCAGCATCACCAAGGGCATGACCATGACATGATGGAGCATGGTGGGCACATGATGCACATGGGGGATATGAATACAAAGCTCAAGGTGGCAGTGGCAGTCATGATTCCCCTACTGGCCATTTCTCCAATTGCAGGTTTCACTCTCTTACGTTTTCCGGGTGTTGAACTTGTCCAGCTGATACTAGGTTCTATTATCTTCTTCTACTCAGGTACGCCTTTCTTTAACGGAGCGAGAGGGGAATTACGAGCTAAAAAACCTGCAATGATGACCTTGATTTCCATGGGGATTATTGTTTCCTATCTTTACTCAGTTTATGCAACAATTTTAGCGCTATTGGGACAAGAAAGCATGAACTTTTGGTTTGAGTTGTCTACGCTGATTGTCATTATGCTGATTGGGCACATTATTGAAATGAAGGCGGTTATGGGAGCAGGGGATGCCCTGAAAGACTTGGCCTCTCTCATTCCGAAAAAAGCCCATCTCAAGGATGGGACAGATGTTGCTGTAGAGGACTTACAGATTGGGGATTTCCTCCTAGTCAAGGAAAATGAAAAAATTCCGGCTGACGGTAAGATTTTGAGTGTTGCTCATATTGATGAATCCATGATTACTGGGGAATCTCGAGCTGTCAAAAAAGAGGCGGGGGATAGGGTATTCGGTGGTTCGCTCAATCAAAACATGCCCTTTGAAATGGAAGTGACCAGTCTTGGTAAGGACAGCTTTTTGGCGCAGGTGACCGAAATGGTCCGTCAAGCGCAAAACCAGAAATCCAAGCTTGAAAATATGGCTGACCGCGTAGCCTCTTGGCTCTTCTATGCAGCTTTAATTGTGGGGATTTTGGCCTTTATTTATTGGACCATGACGGCTAATCTTGCCTTTGCCTTGATGATGGCAGTTTCTGTTTTTGTCATTGCCTGTCCGCATGCCCTTGGTCTAGCCATTCCCCTTGTTGTGGCGCGATTGACCACGATTTCTTCAAAAAATGGTCTTTTGGTTCAGAACCGAACAGCTCTTGAACAGGTTAACCAGATTCGGTTTGCCTTGATGGATAAGACCGGAACCTTGACCGACGGAAAATTTCAAGTTCGCCACAGTCAAGATTTGGTTGAGGGAGCGGATGCGCTGGCCAAAATGGCAGCATTAGAAGTTCTTTCAACCCACCCAATTGCCCTTTCGATTGTGGAGGCGGCAGGTCCACTTTTCTATCAAGCAGAACGGGTTGAGAATATCCCTGGTAGTGGGATTCGAGGCGTCTTGGATGGAAGGATTTATGAAATTATGTCCTACAGAGGTCTGCAGGAAATAGGTTTGTCAGTGGATCAGGACGTGATTGCTCCCTATCTTGATTTGGGTCTAACCTTGAGTTTTTTGGTGACTGATCATGTGGTCTTGGGATTTGTAGCCTTGGGCGACCAGATAAAAGAAGATGCTAAAGATTTTGTAGCAGGCTTGAAAGCGCAGGGTATTAGTCCTGTGATGTTAACGGGAGACAATCCAGCTACCGCACAAAAAGTAGCCATTCAGTTGGGCATAGAGGATTACCGAGCTGAACTTAAACCAGAGGATAAGGCAAAACTGGTCAAGGACTATCAGGCGCGTGGGGCAGTTCTTTTCATCGGCGATGGGGTCAATGATTCGCCTGCTCTAGCGACGGCAGATTTAGGCTTTGCCATTGGCGCAGGAACTTCTGTTGCCATCCACTCTGCAGACGTGGTCTTGGTTCAATCCAATCCATCAGCAGTCTTGGATATGTTGAGCATTGCCAAGACAACCATCCGCAAAATGAGGCAAAATCTCTGGTTTGGGGCAGGATACAACATCATTGCCATTCCTTTAGCTGCTGGAATCCTTTATCCAAGCATGGGCATTATGGTGGATCCTTTATTGGCGGCCGTGCTCATGAGTCTATCGACGGTTATTGTCGCTATCAATGCTATGGGTTTACGTTACGGTAAACCGTAGAAATTTTGACAGATAATATATATAAGTAAAACACCGGTCTATGTCGGTGTTTTATGATGTAGGAGATAGGGGTGCTGTTTTCAAGTAAGAACTGCGAGAAATCTACTGCGATAATTAGTAGGATATTTGACTATAATCTGGTATAATGGGAAAAAACATCGTGAGAGTGTAGTATGAAAAAATTGTGGAAAATTATTTATAGTCGGGTTTTTATAGTTCTTGCCCTTTTATTATTGACAGTCTTTGCGATAGTTTGGGTGGTTGGCTCACTAGCAGTCTATGTCCCAGCTATCTTGACGGCATTACAAGTTTTTTCTATTATTGTAGCCATTTCCATCATCAATCGCCCAATGAACGCCAGTTTCAAGT
The nucleotide sequence above comes from Streptococcus sp. 29887. Encoded proteins:
- a CDS encoding MFS transporter is translated as MKKQSPFIVAGIVMLGVVMRAPFTALPAILTDVAAGLGVEVSSLGILTSIPLIMFALCSSLAPRLAARFGMEKLMAMVLLVMVVGSGMRVLNLPALYIGTMLVGATIAFINVLLPSLVTANFPKKIGFYTTIYITLMGVAATVAAMVAVPIVSASSWQTFILLITAVVLLAFLLWLPNIRNNHRFENQKQGQQTRSIWKNKAALIFLLFGGLQSVLYYTEITWLPTISQSVGFSKAEAGLMAGFFNMTAIPMSMIIPAILSRQTKEMRRNIMLITSSATLLGLALLAVLPKHFILWTALHIILSFSNAALFPYMMLGFTLKTSNSQATAQLSGMVQTGGYLIAAFGPGLLGYSYPLFNSWLPLIMALALVTLAMMWTIVLIEKEDIIL
- a CDS encoding DUF3042 family protein, yielding MAKGFGKGFLTGVLSTVALAAGAIFTVHKTIIEPEEKKEAFIEENRKKAARRRVAH
- the miaA gene encoding tRNA (adenosine(37)-N6)-dimethylallyltransferase MiaA codes for the protein MKTKVIVVIGPTAVGKTALGIDLAQRYNGEIISGDSQQVYRKLDIGTAKASPEEQAAAVHHLIDVRDVTEGYSAYEFVAEARALIADIKSRGKLPIIVGGTGLYIQSLLEGYHLGGLVDQEQVLAYRAELDCLSDEDLETMAEQVGLTIEGNSRRRIIRGLELKKFGKNLENTESGYEPLYICLTDDRQVLYDRINQRVDKMMAAGLLDEVSWLYQEHPQAQAAMGIGYKEFFPYFAGELSLEEAVDKVKQNSRRFAKRQLTWFRNRMQVPFYSVGEPDYKSQIFTAVEEFLND
- the hflX gene encoding GTPase HflX, with protein sequence MIETQKEQERALLVGVELQQTDNFDMSMEELASLAKTAGALVKGVYTQKREKYDSKTFVGSGKLEEIAQMVEADEIDTVIVNNRLTPRQNVNLEEILGVKVIDRMQLILDIFAMRARSHEGKLQVHLAQLKYMLPRLVGQGIMLSRQAGGIGSRGPGESQLELNRRSIRNQIHDIERQLKTVEKNRATVRERRLQSGVFKIGLIGYTNAGKSTIMNAMTDKRQYEADELFATLDATTKQINLADKFNVTLTDTVGFIQDLPTELISAFKSTLEESMNVDLLLHVIDASDPNHSEQEQVVLDILKDLDMLDIPRLALYNKLDKTDDSFTPSQFPHVMLSAKDENAKGHIQMMVLAKIKTMFERFEVRVPLAESYKLHDLATLALIENRTYEEDVEVVSGYIASSNKWKLEEFYDGLS
- a CDS encoding cystathionine beta-lyase, producing MTDYLDLAIKYGGFTSLDKVYLANKLAGMTDQQKLDFITPPPSVINAYFAEIYQKQGAEEATDYYLTLSQQLCLFPKEPSFAEDKPFVRLNLSGKSFGFAYVSADGLAQVFSEGVEEVTGSLLFEIAQVFPHYVVFVEEGKIFMKVNPFEEAKLEEVETDYLLTQVATAEGLVKISGLNQEEVVEVAEGYSGQYYYVWSGRSAILYIKH
- the rnz gene encoding ribonuclease Z; its protein translation is MQIQFLGTGAGQPSKARNVSSLALKLLDEINEVWLFDCGEGTQNQILETTIRPRKVAKIFITHLHGDHIFGLPGFLSSRSFQSSEEQTDIEIYGPTGIRSFVLASLKVSGSRLPYRIHFHEFDVETVGKVLETDKFTVFADKLDHTVPCVGYRVMQKDLEGTLDADALRAAGVPFGPLFGKIKNGENITLEDGREIIASDYLSPPRPGKVVTILGDTRKCHTSVRLAVNADVLVHEATYGKGDEKMARRHGHSTNMEAAEVAREAGAKRLLLNHISPRFLAKDVSQLRRDAKTIFEEVHVVKDLEEIEL
- a CDS encoding SDR family NAD(P)-dependent oxidoreductase, whose protein sequence is MRTILITGASGGLVQEMVPLLADDFLILLGRDVDKIEQLYAYHEKKAVFDVDIRDEATLTAFFEELDSQYGQIDILVNNAGYAIYDDFENFSSQQVQAMFDINTFALITLCRLVGKRMKARKSGQIINIVSMSGLVATAKSSVYSATKFAAIGFSNTIRLELAKYGVAVTTVNPGPIATGFFDQADPDGSYQESVKAFLLQPDYVAKKIVAAMGTKKREVNLPWSLAAAHKLYTLFPRMADYLASTVFNLK
- a CDS encoding copper-translocating P-type ATPase codes for the protein MNHSKENKQEHQHMMHSEEVGQTSHHSHQQEHPHEEGVHANHHSDHHVHHDHHHVGSSDVSHHSHHTHDAHQHHQGHDHDMMEHGGHMMHMGDMNTKLKVAVAVMIPLLAISPIAGFTLLRFPGVELVQLILGSIIFFYSGTPFFNGARGELRAKKPAMMTLISMGIIVSYLYSVYATILALLGQESMNFWFELSTLIVIMLIGHIIEMKAVMGAGDALKDLASLIPKKAHLKDGTDVAVEDLQIGDFLLVKENEKIPADGKILSVAHIDESMITGESRAVKKEAGDRVFGGSLNQNMPFEMEVTSLGKDSFLAQVTEMVRQAQNQKSKLENMADRVASWLFYAALIVGILAFIYWTMTANLAFALMMAVSVFVIACPHALGLAIPLVVARLTTISSKNGLLVQNRTALEQVNQIRFALMDKTGTLTDGKFQVRHSQDLVEGADALAKMAALEVLSTHPIALSIVEAAGPLFYQAERVENIPGSGIRGVLDGRIYEIMSYRGLQEIGLSVDQDVIAPYLDLGLTLSFLVTDHVVLGFVALGDQIKEDAKDFVAGLKAQGISPVMLTGDNPATAQKVAIQLGIEDYRAELKPEDKAKLVKDYQARGAVLFIGDGVNDSPALATADLGFAIGAGTSVAIHSADVVLVQSNPSAVLDMLSIAKTTIRKMRQNLWFGAGYNIIAIPLAAGILYPSMGIMVDPLLAAVLMSLSTVIVAINAMGLRYGKP